The Sphingomonas alpina genome has a segment encoding these proteins:
- a CDS encoding sensor histidine kinase: protein MFRALVRRLGVREALVGRALIAFMAIGFLSLLAAGYAAYRSTTQNEQHSQAVNHTYEVEIAIDQASILIEQGETSRRGYLITAQPSYFDTYATVAAKVPAALTRIATLTADNPRQRANIARLTLIVADLKAQRDRTIALVKEGRQAEALRVFGEETAARRMRNIRELGSAMGDEERRLLAIRDAEQRESLRTFYGTLIVAAILLLLVAIASLLTVLRYTRDLAASRDVLRDFADSLEGLVNERTADLSRANEEIQRFAYIVSHDLRSPLVNVMGFTAELDAATAAITDLIDRAEEKAPDIVTEEARLAAREDLPEAIRFIRTSTQKMDRLINAILKLSREGRRLIAPEPLDLNAMVDAIGGSLKHLIDDRGATLNVEGSLPPITSDRLAVEQIFSNLIENAVKYLDPKRPGWIIVRGKREGVRVTYEIEDNGRGIAPGDHQRVFDLFRRSGHQDQPGEGIGLAHVRALAYRLGGVIDVASDLGKGATFRLTLPLTLADPQDNRS, encoded by the coding sequence ATGTTTCGCGCGCTCGTCAGACGGCTTGGGGTCCGTGAAGCCTTGGTCGGACGAGCCCTGATCGCGTTCATGGCGATCGGGTTTCTCAGCCTGCTCGCCGCCGGGTACGCAGCCTATCGCTCCACCACGCAAAACGAGCAGCATAGCCAGGCGGTCAACCATACCTATGAGGTCGAGATCGCGATCGACCAGGCGAGCATCCTGATCGAGCAGGGCGAGACCTCGCGTCGCGGCTATCTGATCACCGCGCAGCCGAGCTATTTCGACACCTATGCAACGGTTGCGGCGAAGGTTCCCGCTGCGCTGACGCGTATCGCCACGCTCACCGCCGACAATCCGCGCCAGCGCGCCAACATCGCCCGGCTGACCCTGATCGTCGCGGATTTGAAAGCGCAGCGTGACCGGACGATCGCGCTGGTCAAGGAAGGGCGGCAGGCCGAAGCGCTGCGCGTCTTTGGCGAAGAGACCGCAGCGCGACGGATGCGGAACATTCGCGAACTGGGCAGCGCGATGGGCGATGAGGAACGCCGTTTGCTCGCCATTCGCGATGCCGAACAGCGCGAGAGCCTGCGGACGTTCTACGGCACGCTGATCGTCGCTGCTATCCTGCTGCTGCTCGTCGCGATCGCGTCGTTGCTGACGGTGTTGCGCTATACCCGCGACCTCGCCGCGTCGCGCGACGTGCTGCGCGACTTCGCCGATTCGCTCGAGGGGCTGGTCAATGAGCGCACCGCCGACCTGTCGCGCGCGAATGAGGAGATCCAGCGCTTCGCCTATATCGTCAGTCATGATTTGCGCAGCCCGCTGGTCAATGTGATGGGCTTCACCGCCGAACTCGACGCGGCCACCGCCGCGATCACCGACCTGATCGATCGCGCCGAGGAGAAGGCGCCGGACATCGTCACCGAGGAAGCAAGGCTGGCGGCGCGCGAGGATCTGCCCGAGGCGATCCGGTTCATCCGCACCTCGACCCAGAAGATGGACCGGTTGATCAACGCGATTCTGAAATTGTCCCGCGAAGGCCGTCGCCTGATCGCGCCCGAGCCGCTCGACCTGAACGCGATGGTCGATGCGATCGGCGGATCGCTCAAGCATTTGATCGACGACCGCGGCGCCACGCTGAACGTCGAGGGCAGCCTGCCCCCGATCACCAGCGACCGGTTGGCGGTCGAGCAGATCTTTTCCAACCTGATCGAGAATGCAGTCAAATATCTCGACCCGAAGCGCCCCGGCTGGATCATCGTGCGTGGCAAGCGCGAGGGCGTGCGGGTGACCTACGAGATCGAGGATAATGGCCGCGGCATCGCGCCGGGCGATCATCAGCGCGTGTTCGACCTGTTCCGCCGCTCGGGCCATCAGGACCAGCCGGGCGAGGGCATCGGGCTCGCCCATGTCCGCGCTTTGGCCTATCGCCTTGGCGGGGTCATCGATGTTGCTTCCGACCTTGGCAAGGGTGCGACCTTCCGGTTGACCCTGCCGCTCACTCTAGCCGACCCACAGGATAATCGCTCATGA
- a CDS encoding response regulator gives MNDHRSVSIVMIEDDEGHARLIEKNIRRAGILNDITHFTDGTSALHYLFNDANGPALNGPALVLLDLNLPDMSGTDILAKIKSEPLLKRTPVVVLTTTDDKVEIQRCYDLGCNVYITKPVNYESFAQAIRQLGLFLSVIQVPDIEGQA, from the coding sequence ATGAACGACCATCGCTCCGTCAGCATCGTGATGATCGAGGATGATGAGGGGCATGCCCGCCTCATCGAAAAGAACATCCGCCGCGCCGGCATTCTCAACGACATCACGCACTTCACCGACGGGACGAGCGCGCTGCACTATCTGTTCAACGACGCAAACGGCCCGGCGCTCAACGGCCCGGCGCTGGTGTTGCTCGACCTCAACCTGCCCGACATGAGCGGCACCGATATCCTGGCCAAGATCAAGAGTGAGCCGCTGTTGAAGCGCACGCCTGTTGTCGTGTTGACCACCACCGACGACAAGGTCGAGATTCAGCGCTGCTACGATCTGGGCTGCAATGTCTACATCACCAAGCCGGTCAATTATGAAAGCTTCGCCCAGGCGATCCGCCAGCTCGGCCTGTTCCTCTCGGTCATCCAGGTGCCGGATATCGAGGGCCAGGCTTGA